The nucleotide window GCGCAGAACCCAGACGCCCTCGCTGGTCGGACGCAGCAGATGTTTCAGCAGATCGTCGGAGCGGCGGGCGATCGAGTCTTCGATCGCCTCGCCGAGCGCCAGGATGAACGTCGTGGTGTTGGCGGCGACGAAATCGGAGCGCGCCAGCGAGATCGACACCGCCATCGCCTCCAGCACATGGCTGGTGACGCCGTTGCTGCGAAGGTCGGCCGCCGCATGGCGCAGCAGCGGCAGTGCGGCCGTGAGGCTGACGGGCAGACGCGCCTGCATCGGCAGTGCATTGGTCCCGAGCAGCACCGCCAGCGTTGCGGCGACGTCCGACCGGCTGTCGTCGGTCCGGGATTTCGTGATTGCTTCCGACGCGCCGAGGCTTGCGATCGTCGCGACGATACTGTCGGCATCGGTGCGCGCCGGATCGAAACACACGATCAGCGACGCGGCACGCGGATTGACGCGCGCCGACGCCACGCCGTCGATCAGCCTTGCGACCTCAGCGAGCTGTGCCGGGTCGGAGGTTTCGGAGCGGCGGCGGTAGCGCAGACGGATGCGGTCCGGCAGGCGGTGAACCACCTCGACTCCGGACAGCCACCGGGTATCGGTCATACGGTGCCGCTCTGCTCGGCCTCGACTTCCGCACTGAGGTCGGCGAACTGCTCCTTCAGCTCGGCGACGCCGCCCATCATGCTCGCGTAAGCTTTGATCGCGCCCTTGAACAGCTTGCCGCGCAGCTCCTCGTCGGAGAGCACATAGGCGGCGAGGCCGCCGATCAGCAGGCCGAGCAGGAGTTGCTCGTTACGGCCTTTGGGCAGCAGCCCGCCGAGATTGCCGAGCATTCCCTGCTGGCGGTTTCCGGCCAGACTGAGCTGTCCCGCGAGCAGTTGCTCGATCTCGCGACGCTTCAGGCCCTTGCCGCGCTTTCCCTTCTTCTTAGCCAACTCGAATCTCCTCAGCAGGTTCTGTCGCAACCGTCATTTCGGTCGCCAGTAAGGTCTCCAGGGCCAGAGCGCCGATCGCGCCGCCGGCGAGCGCGGCGAGCGCGCCGAAGTAGTCCTGTCTGCGCATGCTCTCTGCAACGGCAGCACCGGCCGCCAGCGCCACGCCGCCCTGCAACGCCTGCCGTAGCAGCTTGCTGCTGTGAGGCTTGCCCGACATGCGGCCGTCCTGGATGGCGGCGAGCAGACCCGCGGCGACCATGCCGCGGGTGAAGTTGGTGGCGATCTCCGCAGGAGCGAACGGCGCTTCGCGCGCTTTCGCTTTACGCTTTTTCATTCGTGGCGGTCTCGTCCGGGGGCTGGGGAGATGCCGTCGCGGTCGCCGCCGGTGCAGCGTCGGCAGCGGCCGGGCCGGCTTCCTGGGCTGCGGACTCGCCGGACAGCTTCGTGCGGAGCGCGGCGCTGGATTTTTCCACCGCGCTGAGGCCCGAGACGGTCGCCTCGCGCAACTCTTCGCCGGCCTTGTCCAGACCGCTGCGCGCCTTTTGGGCGAACGACTTCACGGCTTCGGGCGCCTTGGCCTGCTTGAGCAGTTGCACGCCGATCACGCCGACTAAAACACCGGTCGCAAATCTCAGAAGTGGCAGCATGACGAAGTCCTTCCAATTATCAGGCGGCCAACAGGCCGAGCAGACGGCTCCGCAGCATCTCGCCGTCCGGAGTAGCTTCGCCGGATACGAGAGCACTCCAGGCCGAAGGCGAAATTCCGTTCGGGTCGTATTCGACCACACAGGATCGCGCGAGCGGGTTCAGGCTGATCGATCGGATGCCGTCCATCTTCGACAGCGCCTTGCCGAAACGCTTGGCTTCGTCCGCCATGGCGATCATCTCGCCGTCGAAAGGGACGTTCAGTTTGAGGCGGATGCGACCGGGCAGGTGGTGCGCGATCTGCAAATGTCGCGTGAAGCGCAGAAGACCGGCGGAGGAGGCGGACACGGATGGCCTAACGGAATGTGCGGCGCCAATGCACCGCGAGGTGGGTGAGCGTCATCGCGATGGCGACGACGCCCATCTGGGCATGGAGTTTGCGGCTGACGCCGAGCGCCGCCACGGTCCCGGCCATGCCGGCGAGCGCACCGACCTTGGCGATCCGATTGATCGACGACCGGGTCTGCGCCCGCCGCCGCAATCGATCGAGCGGGTCGCTTTCTGGGCCGGCTTGCTCTGAATCGGCGCCGTGCGGGTCGAGCGGTTCGGCTTCCGGCGTCGCGGTCCACACCGCGTCGACTTCGCTGCGGATTCGCGCCTCCATTGCCGTATCGGCCGGATCGTAGCGCAGCAGAAACGAGCCGACGGTCGGATCGGCGTTCACCTCGACGAGCACGCGCAATCTGCCGTCGAGCGCAGCGTGACGCGCGCGGTCGCGTAGCAGCGGGTGCCGCAGCCGGATCCGCCCGGGCAGAACCGAGACGAAAGCGGCGGCAGCCTGATTGTTCGGATGGGTCATGGCCGGACCTGCCATCGGCGGCACCCGCCGTGCACGCAATCGGCGGTGCAGGCGCCATTGCCGGCGGTCACGGATTGATAGCTGGCGGTCAAAGCGACTCCTTCACGTCGCGCGGGCCGAACGTCCCGCCCTCCCGTTGCGCTGCCGACGCGTCGTCGGGCGCGGTCGAGAGGGTGGTGTTTGCGTAGTTAGTGTGTTGCACGCAATCATCAGCTTGGATCGGTGCGAGCGGAGTCGGCCTTGATGCACGTCAAATCGGAGGTGCTGGCTTCCGGCGCGGGGTGGGGGCGGGTGGTTCGCGGGCACCAGAAACATGGGAGGCGATCGGGGCACCGGCGAATGCGACCCGTTCCCAATTTTTGATTGAGGTCAATTCGCAACAGCCGATTGCTTCTTATAGTCATC belongs to Rhodopseudomonas palustris and includes:
- a CDS encoding HMA2 domain-containing protein; this encodes MSASSAGLLRFTRHLQIAHHLPGRIRLKLNVPFDGEMIAMADEAKRFGKALSKMDGIRSISLNPLARSCVVEYDPNGISPSAWSALVSGEATPDGEMLRSRLLGLLAA